Proteins from a genomic interval of Pecten maximus chromosome 13, xPecMax1.1, whole genome shotgun sequence:
- the LOC117340989 gene encoding PHD finger protein 14-like isoform X4, protein MTTARSTGDGEKSTPRGGHLELVPRDRKLPPLERTSEQENTEVKRLKKKKQKKNKKQKDENEQVKTNDIDNTAPLPNQVAESSSHSGNMVTLIVSASNKPELTDQEPDSQPGIVDVTTSENIEQKPNMEPGNYSRLSVGPNTQPSEETQEISDAKTTSDTNTETETDSAVEKKEREGLNYGASSRQSSEGNTQTNTETENGHETPEKKSHGLKDGEMNDNTNDNASDSVTIF, encoded by the exons ATGACAACTGCAAGATCTACTGg TGACGGGGAAAAATCAACTCCCAGAGGAGGACACCTAGAGTTGGTACCACGTGATCGGAAACTGCCACCACTGGAGAGAACCAGTGAACAGGAAAACACGGAAGTAAAGAGattaaaaaagaagaaacaaaagaaaaacaaaaagcagAAGGACGAAAATGAACAGGTAAAGACCAATGACATAGATAATACTGCTCCTTTACCGAATCAAGTTGCCGAGAGCTCTTCTCATTCCGGTAACATGGTTACGTTAATAGTTTCAGCGTCCAATAAGCCAGAACTTACAGACCAGGAACCAGATAGTCAGCCTGGCATTGTAGATGTGACTACATCTGAGAATATAGAACAAAAGCCAAATATGGAACCTGGAAATTATTCGAGATTGAGTGTTGGCCCTAACACGCAGCCAAGTGAGGAAACACAAGAAATTTCAGACGCCAAAACGACAAGTGATACTAACACCGAAACTGAAACTGATTCTGCTGTGGAAAAGAAGGAACGAGAAGGGCTGAATTATGGTGCTAGCTCACGACAGAGTTCCGAGGGCAATACGCAAACCAATACCGAAACTGAAAATGGACATGAGACTCCCGAGAAAAAGTCGCACGGATTAAAAGATGGTGAAATGAATGATAATACTAACGATAACGCTTCTGACAGCGTGACGATATTTTAG
- the LOC117340989 gene encoding uncharacterized protein LOC117340989 isoform X5, with the protein MTTARSTGRKRKKRRNKKQAMESPTSASKIRTRLANNKVSDSNESDGEKSTPRGGHLELVPRDRKLPPLERTSEQENTEVKRLKKKKQKKNKKQKDENEQQENDDE; encoded by the exons ATGACAACTGCAAGATCTACTGg TCGAAAACGAAAGAAAAGGAGAAATAAAAAGCAAGCTATGGA AAGTCCAACTTCTGCGAGTAAAATCAGGACAAGATTGGCGAACAACAAAGTTAGCGATTCCAATGAAAG TGACGGGGAAAAATCAACTCCCAGAGGAGGACACCTAGAGTTGGTACCACGTGATCGGAAACTGCCACCACTGGAGAGAACCAGTGAACAGGAAAACACGGAAGTAAAGAGattaaaaaagaagaaacaaaagaaaaacaaaaagcagAAGGACGAAAATGAACAG CAAGAAAATGATGATGAATAG
- the LOC117340989 gene encoding PHD finger protein 14-like isoform X2 — MTTARSTGSPTSASKIRTRLANNKVSDSNESDGEKSTPRGGHLELVPRDRKLPPLERTSEQENTEVKRLKKKKQKKNKKQKDENEQVKTNDIDNTAPLPNQVAESSSHSGNMVTLIVSASNKPELTDQEPDSQPGIVDVTTSENIEQKPNMEPGNYSRLSVGPNTQPSEETQEISDAKTTSDTNTETETDSAVEKKEREGLNYGASSRQSSEGNTQTNTETENGHETPEKKSHGLKDGEMNDNTNDNASDSVTIF; from the exons ATGACAACTGCAAGATCTACTGg AAGTCCAACTTCTGCGAGTAAAATCAGGACAAGATTGGCGAACAACAAAGTTAGCGATTCCAATGAAAG TGACGGGGAAAAATCAACTCCCAGAGGAGGACACCTAGAGTTGGTACCACGTGATCGGAAACTGCCACCACTGGAGAGAACCAGTGAACAGGAAAACACGGAAGTAAAGAGattaaaaaagaagaaacaaaagaaaaacaaaaagcagAAGGACGAAAATGAACAGGTAAAGACCAATGACATAGATAATACTGCTCCTTTACCGAATCAAGTTGCCGAGAGCTCTTCTCATTCCGGTAACATGGTTACGTTAATAGTTTCAGCGTCCAATAAGCCAGAACTTACAGACCAGGAACCAGATAGTCAGCCTGGCATTGTAGATGTGACTACATCTGAGAATATAGAACAAAAGCCAAATATGGAACCTGGAAATTATTCGAGATTGAGTGTTGGCCCTAACACGCAGCCAAGTGAGGAAACACAAGAAATTTCAGACGCCAAAACGACAAGTGATACTAACACCGAAACTGAAACTGATTCTGCTGTGGAAAAGAAGGAACGAGAAGGGCTGAATTATGGTGCTAGCTCACGACAGAGTTCCGAGGGCAATACGCAAACCAATACCGAAACTGAAAATGGACATGAGACTCCCGAGAAAAAGTCGCACGGATTAAAAGATGGTGAAATGAATGATAATACTAACGATAACGCTTCTGACAGCGTGACGATATTTTAG
- the LOC117340989 gene encoding PHD finger protein 14-like isoform X3 has protein sequence MTTARSTGRKRKKRRNKKQAMDDGEKSTPRGGHLELVPRDRKLPPLERTSEQENTEVKRLKKKKQKKNKKQKDENEQVKTNDIDNTAPLPNQVAESSSHSGNMVTLIVSASNKPELTDQEPDSQPGIVDVTTSENIEQKPNMEPGNYSRLSVGPNTQPSEETQEISDAKTTSDTNTETETDSAVEKKEREGLNYGASSRQSSEGNTQTNTETENGHETPEKKSHGLKDGEMNDNTNDNASDSVTIF, from the exons ATGACAACTGCAAGATCTACTGg TCGAAAACGAAAGAAAAGGAGAAATAAAAAGCAAGCTATGGA TGACGGGGAAAAATCAACTCCCAGAGGAGGACACCTAGAGTTGGTACCACGTGATCGGAAACTGCCACCACTGGAGAGAACCAGTGAACAGGAAAACACGGAAGTAAAGAGattaaaaaagaagaaacaaaagaaaaacaaaaagcagAAGGACGAAAATGAACAGGTAAAGACCAATGACATAGATAATACTGCTCCTTTACCGAATCAAGTTGCCGAGAGCTCTTCTCATTCCGGTAACATGGTTACGTTAATAGTTTCAGCGTCCAATAAGCCAGAACTTACAGACCAGGAACCAGATAGTCAGCCTGGCATTGTAGATGTGACTACATCTGAGAATATAGAACAAAAGCCAAATATGGAACCTGGAAATTATTCGAGATTGAGTGTTGGCCCTAACACGCAGCCAAGTGAGGAAACACAAGAAATTTCAGACGCCAAAACGACAAGTGATACTAACACCGAAACTGAAACTGATTCTGCTGTGGAAAAGAAGGAACGAGAAGGGCTGAATTATGGTGCTAGCTCACGACAGAGTTCCGAGGGCAATACGCAAACCAATACCGAAACTGAAAATGGACATGAGACTCCCGAGAAAAAGTCGCACGGATTAAAAGATGGTGAAATGAATGATAATACTAACGATAACGCTTCTGACAGCGTGACGATATTTTAG
- the LOC117340989 gene encoding PHD finger protein 14-like isoform X1 — protein sequence MTTARSTGRKRKKRRNKKQAMESPTSASKIRTRLANNKVSDSNESDGEKSTPRGGHLELVPRDRKLPPLERTSEQENTEVKRLKKKKQKKNKKQKDENEQVKTNDIDNTAPLPNQVAESSSHSGNMVTLIVSASNKPELTDQEPDSQPGIVDVTTSENIEQKPNMEPGNYSRLSVGPNTQPSEETQEISDAKTTSDTNTETETDSAVEKKEREGLNYGASSRQSSEGNTQTNTETENGHETPEKKSHGLKDGEMNDNTNDNASDSVTIF from the exons ATGACAACTGCAAGATCTACTGg TCGAAAACGAAAGAAAAGGAGAAATAAAAAGCAAGCTATGGA AAGTCCAACTTCTGCGAGTAAAATCAGGACAAGATTGGCGAACAACAAAGTTAGCGATTCCAATGAAAG TGACGGGGAAAAATCAACTCCCAGAGGAGGACACCTAGAGTTGGTACCACGTGATCGGAAACTGCCACCACTGGAGAGAACCAGTGAACAGGAAAACACGGAAGTAAAGAGattaaaaaagaagaaacaaaagaaaaacaaaaagcagAAGGACGAAAATGAACAGGTAAAGACCAATGACATAGATAATACTGCTCCTTTACCGAATCAAGTTGCCGAGAGCTCTTCTCATTCCGGTAACATGGTTACGTTAATAGTTTCAGCGTCCAATAAGCCAGAACTTACAGACCAGGAACCAGATAGTCAGCCTGGCATTGTAGATGTGACTACATCTGAGAATATAGAACAAAAGCCAAATATGGAACCTGGAAATTATTCGAGATTGAGTGTTGGCCCTAACACGCAGCCAAGTGAGGAAACACAAGAAATTTCAGACGCCAAAACGACAAGTGATACTAACACCGAAACTGAAACTGATTCTGCTGTGGAAAAGAAGGAACGAGAAGGGCTGAATTATGGTGCTAGCTCACGACAGAGTTCCGAGGGCAATACGCAAACCAATACCGAAACTGAAAATGGACATGAGACTCCCGAGAAAAAGTCGCACGGATTAAAAGATGGTGAAATGAATGATAATACTAACGATAACGCTTCTGACAGCGTGACGATATTTTAG